From a region of the Oryza sativa Japonica Group chromosome 6, ASM3414082v1 genome:
- the LOC4341933 gene encoding peroxidase 16, with protein sequence MRSFHFVVVLALAVAISSPLAVAQLKQNYYASICPNLENIVRGSVQRSMQQSPIAAPATLRLFFHDCAVRGCDASVMIINPNGDDEWRNPDDQTLKPEGFTTVIAAKAAVDSDPQCRNRVSCADILALATRDSVFLSGGPDYAVELGRFDGRVSTRNSVNLPHGNFNLDQLTGYFGSLGLSPTDMVALSGGHTIGAASCSFFGYRLGGDPTMDPNFAAMLRGSCGSSGFAFLDAATPLRFDNAFYQNLRAGRGLLGSDQTLYSDPRSRGLVDRYAANQGAFFNDFVAAMTKLGRVGVKSPATGGEIRRDCRFPN encoded by the exons ATGAGGAGCTTCCatttcgtcgtcgtcctcgcgctGGCGGTGGCGATCTCGTCGCCATTGGCGGTGGCGCAGCTGAAGCAGAACTACTACGCCAGCATCTGCCCGAACCTCGAGAACATCGTGCGCGGGTCCGTGCAGAGGTCGATGCAGCAGTCGCCGatcgcggcgccggcgacgctgaGGCTCTTCTTCCACGACTGCGCCGTCCGCGGGTGCGACGCGTCGGTCATGATCATCAACCcgaacggcgacgacgagtggAGGAACCCCGACGACCAGACGCTGAAGCCGGAGGGGTTCACGACGGTGATAGCCGCCAAGGCCGCCGTCGACAGCGACCCCCAATGCCGGAACAGGGTGTCCTGCGCCGACATCTTGGCCCTCGCCACTAGAGACTCCGTCTTCCTG AGTGGAGGACCGGACTACGCGGTGGAGCTCGGCAGGTTCGACGGCAGGGTGTCGACCAGGAACAGCGTCAACCTGCCTCATGGCAACTTCAACCTCGACCAGCTCACCGGCTACTTCGGCAGCCTCGGCCTCAGCCCCACCGACATGGTCGCCCTCTCCG GGGGTCACACCATCGGGGCGGCGTCCTGCAGCTTCTTCGGCTACAGGCTCGGCGGCGACCCGACCATGGACCCCAACTTCGCGGCGATGCTGCGCGGCAGCTGCGGCTCCAGCGGCTTCGCGTTCCTCGACGCCGCGACGCCGCTCCGGTTCGACAACGCCTTCTACCAGaacctccgcgccggccgcggcctcctcggctccgACCAGACGCTCTACTCCGACCCGAGGTcccgcggcctcgtcgaccgctacgccgccaaccagggcgCCTTCTTCAACGACTTCGTCGCCGCCATGACCAAGCTCGGCAGGGTCGGCGTCAagtcgccggccaccggcggcgagatcCGCCGCGACTGCAGGTTCCCCAACTGA
- the LOC4341932 gene encoding peroxidase 16 — protein sequence MRSFHFLVVLALAMAISSPLVAANLRKNYYAKICPNLENIVRGSVQRSMQQSPIAAPATLRLFFHDCAVRGCDASIMIINPNGDDEWRNPDDQTLKPEGFTTVIAAKAAVDSDPQCRNRVSCADILALATRDSIFLSGGPNYAVELGRFDGRVSTRNSVNLPHGNFNLDQLTGYFGSLGLSPTDMVALSGGHTIGAASCNFFGYRLGGDPTMDPNFAAMLRGSCGSSGFAFLDAATPLRFDNAFYQNLRAGRGLLGSDQTLYSDPRSRGLVDRYAANQGAFFNDFVAAMTKLGRVGVKSPATGGEIRRDCRFPN from the exons ATGAGGAGCTTCCAtttcctcgtcgtcctcgcgctGGCGATGGCGATCTCGTCGCCATTGGTGGCGGCGAACCTGAGGAAGAACTACTACGCCAAGATCTGCCCGAACCTCGAGAACATCGTGCGCGGGTCCGTGCAGAGGTCGATGCAGCAGTCGCCGatcgcggcgccggcgacgctgaGGCTCTTCTTCCACGACTGCGCCGTCCGCGGGTGCGACGCGTCGATCATGATCATCAACCcgaacggcgacgacgagtggAGGAACCCCGACGACCAGACGCTGAAGCCGGAGGGGTTCACGACGGTGATAGCCGCCAAGGCCGCCGTCGACAGCGACCCCCAGTGCCGGAACAGGGTGTCCTGCGCCGACATCTTGGCCCTCGCCACCAGAGACTCCATCTTCCTG AGTGGAGGGCCGAACTACGCGGTGGAGCTCGGCAGGTTCGACGGCAGGGTGTCGACCAGGAACAGCGTCAACCTGCCTCATGGCAACTTCAACCTCGACCAGCTCACCGGCTACTTCGGCAGCCTCGGCCTCAGCCCCACCGACATGGTCGCCCTCTCCG GGGGTCACACCATCGGGGCGGCGTCGTGCAACTTCTTCGGCTACAGGCTCGGCGGCGACCCGACCATGGACCCCAACTTCGCGGCGATGCTGCGCGGCAGCTGCGGCTCCAGCGGCTTCGCGTTCCTCGACGCCGCGACGCCGCTCCGGTTCGACAACGCCTTCTACCAGaacctccgcgccggccgcggcctcctcggctccgACCAGACGCTCTACTCCGACCCGAGGTcccgcggcctcgtcgaccgctacgccgccaaccagggcgCCTTCTTCAACGACTTCGTCGCCGCCATGACCAAGCTCGGCAGGGTCGGCGTCAagtcgccggccaccggcggcgagatcCGCCGCGACTGCAGGTTCCCCAACTGA
- the LOC4341934 gene encoding peroxidase 45 produces the protein MAASLAGLAFLAVTSAALLSPLAVVGQLRTDYYSTICPNLETIVRSSVKQSMAASPISAPATLRLFFHDCAVRGCDASIMIVNSNGDDEWRNSDNQSLKPEGFTTVLNAKAAVDSDPQCRYKVSCADILALAARESVYQSGGPNYQVELGRYDGRVSTRDSVVLPHANFNLDQLNAFFAGLGLSQTDMIALSGGHTFGAADCRFFQYRIGADPAMDQGFAAQLRNTCGGNPNNFAFLNGATPAAFDNAYYRGLQQGRGLLGSDQALHADQRSRGTVDYYAWSQSAFFGGFAAAMTRLGRVGVKTAATGGEIRRDCRFPN, from the exons atggcGGCGAGCCTTGCTGGGTTGGCATTCCTCGCCGTCACGTCGGCCGCGCTGCTGTCGCCGCTCGCCGTGGTTGGCCAGCTGAGGACGGACTACTACTCCACCATCTGCCCCAACCTGGAGACCATCGTCCGGAGCTCCGTCAAGCAGTCCATGGCCGCGTCACCGATCTCCGCGCCGGCGACGCTCAGGCTCTTCTTCCACGACTGCGCCGTCAGG GGTTGTGACGCGTCGATCATGATCGTGAACTcgaacggcgacgacgagtggCGGAACTCAGACAACCAGTCGCTGAAGCCGGAGGGGTTCACGACGGTGCTCAACGCCAAGGCCGCCGTCGACAGCGATCCACAGTGCCGCTACAAGGTGTCCTGCGCCGACATATTGGCGCTCGCCGCAAGAGAATCCGTCTACCAG AGCGGAGGGCCCAACTACCAGGTGGAGCTGGGGAGATACGACGGCAGGGTGTCAACCAGAGACAGCGTAGTGCTGCCGCATGCCAACTTCAACCTGGACCAGCTCAACGCTTTCTTCGCCGGCCTCGGCCTCTCCCAGACTGACATGATCGCTCTCTCAG GTGGGCACACGTTCGGCGCGGCGGACTGCAGGTTCTTCCAGTACAGGATCGGCGCCGACCCAGCCATGGACCAGGGCTTCGCGGCGCAGCTGCGCAACACCTGCGGCGGCAACCCCAACAACTTCGCGTTCCTCAAcggcgcgacgccggcggcgttcGACAACGCGTACTACCGGGGCCTGCAGCAAGGCAGGGGGCTCCTCGGCTCCGACCAGGCGCTGCACGCCGACCAGCGGTCGCGCGGCACCGTCGACTACTACGCGTGGAGCCAGAGCGCCTTCTTCGgcggcttcgccgccgccatgaccAGGCTCGGGAGGGTCGGCGTCAAgacggcggccaccggcggcgagataCGCCGCGACTGCAGATTCCCGAATTGA